From Pseudomonas alcaligenes, a single genomic window includes:
- a CDS encoding thioesterase family protein translates to MRKEGVLQADVEILVPFFDVDMMEVVWHGHYVKYFEEARCALLDKLGHNYRQMRDAGYAWPVIDLQLRYIRGAQFGQRIKVRADLVEWENRLKINYLITDVATGERMTRGSSVQVAVEIATREMLLASPKVLTDAVARILG, encoded by the coding sequence ATGCGTAAGGAAGGCGTACTGCAGGCGGACGTTGAAATCCTCGTGCCGTTCTTCGACGTCGACATGATGGAGGTGGTCTGGCACGGCCACTACGTCAAATACTTCGAAGAGGCGCGCTGCGCCCTGCTCGACAAGCTCGGCCACAACTACCGGCAGATGCGCGACGCCGGCTACGCCTGGCCGGTGATCGACCTGCAGCTGCGCTATATCCGCGGCGCCCAGTTCGGCCAGCGGATCAAGGTGCGCGCCGATCTGGTCGAGTGGGAGAACCGCCTGAAGATCAATTACCTGATCACCGACGTGGCCACCGGCGAGCGCATGACCCGCGGCAGCAGCGTGCAGGTGGCGGTGGAAATCGCCACCCGCGAGATGCTGCTGGCCTCGCCCAAGGTGCTCACCGACGCCGTCGCCAGGATCCTCGGGTGA
- a CDS encoding sodium:proton antiporter: MSVLGFWLLALAGYALVALIGGRRLIPIVGQLLVAAIAIPTLLLLWVEPHWQLSAQDLLAPTWLNLAYGLCFALLLGYILSDVIDLDLSPACVKIALPSFLVPMLAGLACSLWLLPGERSWLSSVGIGLLFSITAIPVLYLFLQSIGYPAADTKRLLHAAILMDFLCWSLFGLAQGSSHPAALLWPLLAAALPLALRLLKLRHALFYSLPFFALMLLFQQLKLNALVFGIAYMLCLAGLKQPFVLPLPERAWKLLMNGLAVPLILTFGVLRVDFHGIGQDYSWLVIAILLALPVLSKVLGSWLGLHWADPSAAARVKWRESLLLNIRGLTEIVFLNLLLQLQLIDSLIYFGLLLMSLFSTLLPALLGRHANNNEARSRYEVS, translated from the coding sequence GTGAGCGTGCTCGGTTTCTGGTTGCTGGCCCTGGCCGGCTACGCCCTGGTGGCGCTGATCGGCGGGCGCCGGCTGATTCCCATCGTCGGCCAGTTGCTGGTGGCGGCCATCGCCATTCCCACCCTGCTGCTGTTGTGGGTCGAGCCGCACTGGCAGCTGAGCGCCCAGGACCTGCTGGCGCCGACCTGGCTGAACCTGGCCTACGGCCTGTGCTTCGCCCTGCTGCTGGGCTACATCCTCAGCGACGTGATCGACCTGGATCTGAGCCCGGCCTGCGTGAAAATCGCCCTGCCCAGCTTCCTGGTGCCGATGCTGGCCGGCCTGGCCTGCTCGCTCTGGCTACTGCCCGGCGAGCGCAGCTGGCTGAGTTCGGTGGGCATCGGCCTGCTGTTCTCGATCACCGCCATTCCGGTGCTCTACCTGTTCCTGCAGAGCATCGGCTACCCGGCGGCGGACACCAAGCGCCTGCTGCACGCGGCGATCCTCATGGACTTCCTGTGCTGGAGCCTGTTCGGTCTGGCTCAGGGCAGCAGCCACCCGGCCGCGCTGCTGTGGCCGCTGCTGGCCGCTGCCCTGCCGCTGGCGCTGCGCCTGCTCAAGCTGCGCCATGCGCTGTTCTACAGCCTGCCGTTCTTCGCCCTGATGCTGCTGTTCCAGCAACTCAAGCTCAACGCCCTGGTGTTTGGCATCGCCTACATGCTGTGCCTGGCCGGCCTCAAACAGCCCTTCGTGCTGCCGCTGCCGGAGCGCGCCTGGAAGCTGCTGATGAACGGCCTGGCGGTACCGCTGATCCTGACGTTCGGCGTGCTGCGCGTGGACTTCCATGGCATAGGTCAAGACTACTCCTGGCTGGTCATCGCTATCCTGCTGGCGCTGCCGGTACTGAGCAAAGTGCTCGGCAGCTGGCTCGGTCTGCACTGGGCCGACCCGAGCGCCGCGGCGCGGGTGAAGTGGCGCGAGAGCCTGCTGCTGAACATCCGCGGCCTCACCGAAATCGTCTTCCTCAATCTGCTCCTGCAGCTGCAGCTGATCGACTCGCTGATCTACTTCGGCCTGCTGCTGATGAGCCTGTTTTCCACCCTGCTGCCGGCGCTGCTCGGCAGACATGCCAACAACAACGAGGCACGAAGCCGCTATGAAGTCTCTTGA
- a CDS encoding class I SAM-dependent methyltransferase: MERAAATYVEETRFGFWFLQSHVWHHHVLRVAINDLKRLFDGPLPQAPVLLDAGCGQGRSFGLLNEAFAPARMIGLDADPHSLDCSRAEAERLGLDVQLIASDCAAIDLPDASVDLLFCHQTFHHLVEQEQALAEFWRVLKPGGRLLFAESTKFYIDTWVIRWLFRHPMHVQKSAEEYLGMLRAQGFELEERNTSYPYLWWSRSKDFGLLERWGIMKAKPFGQRDETLVNVVARKPLEPSA; encoded by the coding sequence ATGGAACGCGCCGCCGCCACCTATGTCGAGGAAACCCGCTTCGGTTTCTGGTTCCTGCAGAGCCATGTCTGGCACCACCATGTGCTGCGCGTGGCGATCAACGACCTCAAGCGCCTGTTCGACGGCCCGCTGCCGCAGGCACCGGTGTTGCTGGATGCCGGCTGCGGCCAGGGCCGCTCGTTCGGCCTGCTCAACGAGGCCTTCGCCCCGGCGCGGATGATCGGCCTGGATGCCGACCCGCACAGCCTCGACTGCTCACGCGCCGAGGCCGAGCGCCTGGGCCTCGACGTGCAGCTGATCGCCAGCGACTGCGCGGCCATCGACCTGCCCGACGCCAGCGTCGACCTGCTGTTCTGCCACCAGACCTTCCACCACCTGGTCGAGCAGGAACAGGCCCTGGCCGAGTTCTGGCGCGTGCTCAAGCCGGGCGGCCGGCTGCTGTTCGCCGAGTCGACCAAGTTCTATATCGACACCTGGGTGATCCGCTGGCTGTTCCGCCACCCCATGCATGTGCAGAAGAGCGCCGAGGAGTACCTGGGCATGCTGCGCGCGCAGGGCTTCGAGCTGGAGGAACGCAACACCTCCTACCCCTATCTGTGGTGGAGCCGCTCCAAGGACTTCGGTCTGCTCGAGCGCTGGGGCATCATGAAAGCCAAGCCGTTCGGCCAGCGCGACGAGACCCTGGTCAACGTGGTGGCGCGCAAGCCGCTGGAGCCTAGCGCCTGA
- a CDS encoding outer membrane lipoprotein carrier protein LolA, translating to MKLRACLGLLLLALMPAAHAFDLAELSAQLAKPAVVRGPFVQEKHLRALPTPLTSQGQFSLSREHGLLWLLQKPLQQDYRIDDSGIARRTAQGWQQQPGQDVAAQQSRLFLAVLKGDRSGLERDFELKLSGEHNAWQLELTPHSVLLRQIFSSIRIDGGALVERIELIETQGDRTVLKLPQSQAGDALTAQERADLVH from the coding sequence GTGAAATTGCGCGCCTGCCTGGGCCTGTTGCTGCTGGCGCTGATGCCGGCAGCCCACGCCTTCGACCTGGCCGAGCTCAGCGCCCAGCTGGCCAAGCCCGCCGTGGTGCGCGGCCCGTTCGTGCAGGAGAAACACCTCCGCGCCCTGCCCACACCGCTGACCAGCCAGGGCCAGTTCAGCCTGTCGCGCGAGCATGGCCTGCTCTGGCTGCTGCAAAAGCCGCTGCAGCAGGACTACCGCATCGACGACAGCGGCATCGCCCGCCGCACCGCGCAGGGCTGGCAACAACAACCGGGCCAGGATGTGGCCGCCCAGCAGAGCCGCCTGTTCCTCGCCGTGCTCAAGGGTGACCGCTCGGGCCTGGAGCGCGACTTCGAGCTCAAGCTCAGCGGCGAACACAACGCCTGGCAGCTCGAACTCACGCCCCACTCCGTGCTGCTCAGGCAGATCTTCAGCAGCATCCGCATCGACGGCGGCGCGCTGGTCGAGCGCATCGAACTGATCGAGACCCAGGGCGACCGCACCGTCCTCAAGCTGCCGCAAAGCCAGGCTGGCGACGCGTTGACTGCGCAGGAGCGCGCCGACCTTGTCCACTGA
- the fabG gene encoding 3-oxoacyl-ACP reductase FabG produces the protein MTETILVTGSSRGIGRAIALRLARSGYDIVLHCRSRRDEAEAVQAQIAELGQQARILQFDVSDRSACRAALEADIEQHGAYYGVVCNAGLTRDGAFPALSEEDWDQVLRTNLDGFYNVLHPLTMPMIRRRKAGRIVCITSVSGLIGNRGQVNYSASKAGVIGAAKALAIELGKRKITVNCVAPGLIDTEILDEQVPVEEILKMIPAARMGTPEEVAGAVNFLMSEEAAYITRQVLAVNGGLC, from the coding sequence ATGACTGAAACCATTCTGGTCACCGGCTCCAGCCGCGGCATCGGCCGGGCCATTGCCCTGCGTCTGGCACGCAGCGGTTACGACATCGTTCTGCACTGCCGCTCGCGCCGCGACGAAGCCGAGGCCGTGCAGGCGCAGATCGCCGAGCTGGGCCAACAGGCGCGCATCCTGCAGTTCGACGTCTCCGACCGCAGCGCCTGCCGCGCGGCGCTGGAAGCCGATATCGAGCAGCACGGCGCCTACTACGGCGTGGTGTGCAACGCCGGCCTGACCCGCGACGGCGCCTTCCCGGCGCTCAGCGAAGAAGACTGGGATCAGGTGCTGCGCACCAACCTGGATGGCTTCTACAACGTGCTGCACCCGCTGACCATGCCGATGATCCGCCGGCGCAAGGCCGGGCGCATCGTCTGCATCACCTCGGTATCGGGGCTGATCGGCAACCGCGGCCAGGTCAACTACAGCGCCTCCAAGGCTGGCGTGATCGGCGCGGCCAAGGCCCTGGCCATCGAGCTGGGCAAGCGCAAGATCACGGTCAACTGCGTGGCGCCGGGGCTGATCGACACCGAGATCCTCGACGAGCAGGTGCCGGTGGAGGAGATCCTCAAGATGATCCCGGCGGCGCGCATGGGCACCCCGGAGGAAGTGGCCGGGGCAGTGAATTTCCTGATGTCGGAAGAGGCGGCGTACATTACCCGCCAGGTTCTCGCGGTTAACGGTGGGTTGTGTTGA
- a CDS encoding NAD(P)/FAD-dependent oxidoreductase, which translates to MKSLEVEQRQVVVIGAGPSGAIAAALLKRNGHDVLVLERQRFPRFSIGESLLSHCLDFVEEAGMLEAVHAAGFQTKHGAAFAWGERYTQFDFRDKFTAGQGSTFQVQRAHFDQILADEAARQGVEVRYEEEIVAADFSGDCPRLTVKRLADGHEYQVECAFVLDGSGYGRVLPRLLDLDLPSDFPVRQAVFTHIEDRIDDPAFDREKILVTTHATLRDVWFWTIPFSNGRCSLGVVADAKRYEGRPLDLDACLKQFVAETPSLAKVLQNAVWDTPARALGGYAANVKRLHGPGFALLGNAAEFLDPVFSSGVTIAMRSASMAAGLLHRQLNGEQIDWENQFVIPLKRGVDTFRVYVQGWYDGSFQDVIFYEKASPEIRRMICSILAGYAWDEKNPYVAEPKRRLGVLAELCAMN; encoded by the coding sequence ATGAAGTCTCTTGAAGTCGAACAACGCCAGGTTGTGGTGATCGGCGCCGGCCCCTCTGGCGCCATCGCCGCCGCCCTGCTCAAGCGCAACGGCCACGACGTGCTGGTGCTGGAGCGCCAGCGCTTCCCGCGCTTCTCCATCGGCGAGAGCCTGCTGTCGCACTGCCTGGACTTCGTCGAGGAGGCCGGCATGCTCGAAGCGGTGCACGCCGCCGGCTTCCAGACCAAGCACGGCGCGGCCTTCGCCTGGGGCGAGCGCTACACCCAGTTCGACTTCCGCGACAAGTTCACCGCCGGGCAAGGCTCGACCTTCCAGGTACAGCGCGCCCACTTCGACCAGATCCTGGCCGACGAAGCCGCGCGCCAGGGCGTGGAAGTGCGCTACGAGGAAGAAATCGTTGCCGCCGACTTCAGCGGCGACTGCCCGCGCCTGACCGTCAAGCGCCTGGCCGATGGCCACGAGTACCAGGTGGAGTGCGCCTTCGTCCTCGACGGCAGCGGCTATGGCCGCGTGCTGCCGCGCCTGCTCGACCTCGACCTGCCGTCGGACTTCCCGGTGCGCCAGGCGGTGTTCACCCATATCGAGGACCGCATCGACGACCCGGCCTTCGACCGCGAGAAGATCCTCGTCACCACCCACGCCACGCTGCGTGACGTGTGGTTCTGGACCATCCCGTTCAGCAACGGCCGCTGCTCGCTGGGCGTGGTCGCCGATGCCAAGCGCTACGAAGGTCGTCCGCTGGATCTCGACGCCTGCCTCAAACAGTTTGTCGCGGAAACCCCGAGCCTGGCCAAGGTGCTGCAGAACGCCGTATGGGACACCCCGGCACGTGCCCTGGGTGGCTATGCGGCCAACGTCAAACGCCTGCACGGCCCGGGCTTCGCCCTGCTGGGCAACGCCGCCGAATTCCTCGACCCGGTGTTCAGCTCCGGGGTGACCATCGCCATGCGCTCGGCGAGCATGGCCGCCGGCCTGCTGCATCGCCAGCTGAACGGCGAACAGATCGACTGGGAAAACCAGTTCGTCATCCCGCTCAAGCGCGGCGTGGATACGTTCCGCGTGTATGTGCAGGGTTGGTACGATGGCTCGTTCCAGGACGTGATCTTCTACGAGAAGGCCTCGCCGGAGATCCGCCGGATGATCTGCTCGATCCTCGCCGGCTACGCCTGGGACGAGAAGAACCCCTATGTCGCCGAGCCCAAGCGCCGCCTGGGCGTGCTCGCCGAACTCTGCGCCATGAACTAA
- a CDS encoding beta-ketoacyl-[acyl-carrier-protein] synthase family protein: MPSYLNALGLLCALGNGKQAVASALLAGDASGMRGEHGWVGERVLTVGAVRDALPPLPTSSSQPASRNNQLLLAAALQIESELRAAIAQYGPTRVGLVLGTSTSGIDEASQSIAEYVNHGALPAHYHYAQQELAAPASFLAEWLGLAGPVYCQSTACTSSARALLSAHRLLQQGLCDAVICGGVDSLCRLTLNGFSALEAVSAEPCNPFSVNRHGINIGEGAALFLMTKESSPIAFFGGGASSDAHHISAPHPEGLGAQAAMRKALSSAGVTAEEIDYLNLHGTATAHNDAMESQAVRALFPAGLACSSSKPLTGHTLGAAGALEAAFCWLVLSEHNPDGLLPPHLWDGQADPALPPLQLTERGTRLRRTTQRRLMSNSFAFGGNNVSLILGDKPGDAP; the protein is encoded by the coding sequence ATGCCCAGTTATTTGAACGCCCTCGGCCTGCTTTGCGCCCTCGGCAACGGCAAACAGGCGGTCGCCAGCGCCCTGCTGGCCGGCGATGCCTCGGGCATGCGCGGCGAGCACGGCTGGGTTGGCGAACGCGTGTTGACCGTCGGCGCCGTGCGCGACGCACTGCCGCCCCTGCCGACGTCCAGCAGTCAGCCGGCCAGCCGCAACAACCAGCTGCTGCTGGCTGCCGCCCTGCAGATCGAAAGCGAGCTGCGCGCCGCCATCGCCCAGTACGGCCCGACCCGCGTCGGCCTGGTGCTGGGCACCAGCACCTCGGGCATCGACGAAGCCAGCCAGAGCATCGCCGAGTACGTCAACCACGGCGCCCTGCCGGCGCACTACCACTATGCCCAGCAGGAACTGGCCGCACCGGCCAGCTTCCTCGCCGAATGGCTGGGCCTCGCCGGCCCGGTGTACTGTCAGTCGACCGCCTGCACCTCCAGCGCACGCGCCCTGCTCAGCGCCCATCGCCTGCTGCAGCAGGGCCTGTGCGACGCGGTGATCTGCGGCGGGGTGGACAGCCTGTGCCGCCTGACCCTCAACGGCTTCTCGGCGCTGGAGGCGGTGTCCGCCGAGCCGTGCAACCCGTTTTCGGTGAATCGCCACGGCATCAATATCGGCGAGGGTGCGGCCCTGTTCCTGATGACCAAAGAGAGCAGCCCGATCGCCTTCTTCGGCGGCGGCGCCAGCTCCGACGCCCACCATATTTCCGCGCCCCATCCCGAGGGTCTCGGCGCCCAGGCGGCGATGCGCAAGGCGCTGAGCAGCGCCGGCGTGACGGCCGAAGAGATCGACTACCTCAACCTGCACGGCACCGCCACCGCGCACAACGATGCCATGGAAAGCCAGGCCGTGCGCGCACTGTTCCCCGCCGGCCTGGCCTGCTCCTCGAGCAAGCCGCTGACCGGCCACACCCTGGGCGCCGCCGGCGCGCTGGAAGCAGCCTTCTGCTGGCTGGTGCTGAGCGAGCACAACCCTGACGGCCTGCTGCCGCCGCACCTGTGGGACGGCCAGGCCGACCCGGCTCTGCCGCCGCTGCAGCTGACCGAGCGCGGCACGCGCCTGCGGCGTACGACGCAGCGCCGGCTGATGAGCAACTCCTTCGCCTTCGGCGGCAACAATGTCAGTCTGATTTTGGGTGATAAGCCGGGGGATGCGCCATGA
- a CDS encoding hotdog family protein, translating into MSRWPIAELIPHAADMILIDEVVSFGDEDIETRLTVRPGGLFSQADGSLPAWVGVELMAQSIAAYAGCQARQAGLPVELGFLLGTRKFECNVECFPAGSTLHIKALRSLQDDNGMGVFECQLSGPGIEAFARLNVFRPPEVASYLQEQMQ; encoded by the coding sequence ATGAGCCGCTGGCCGATCGCCGAACTGATTCCCCACGCCGCCGACATGATTCTGATCGACGAAGTCGTCAGCTTCGGCGACGAAGATATCGAGACCCGTCTCACCGTGCGCCCGGGCGGCCTGTTCAGCCAGGCCGACGGCAGCCTGCCGGCCTGGGTCGGCGTCGAGCTGATGGCGCAGAGCATTGCCGCCTATGCCGGCTGCCAGGCACGCCAGGCCGGCCTGCCGGTGGAGCTGGGCTTCCTGCTCGGCACGCGCAAGTTCGAGTGCAATGTCGAGTGTTTCCCCGCAGGTAGCACGCTGCATATCAAGGCCCTGCGCTCGCTGCAGGACGACAACGGCATGGGCGTGTTCGAGTGCCAGCTTTCCGGCCCAGGTATCGAAGCCTTCGCCCGCCTCAACGTGTTCCGCCCCCCAGAGGTGGCGAGCTATCTACAAGAGCAAATGCAATGA
- the hutH gene encoding histidine ammonia-lyase yields MTDHVTFGEAQLTIEQVVALASRNARAQLQGDAAYREKIAKGARFLDTLLDKEGVIYGVTTGYGDSCVVAVPLHQVEALPRHLFTFHGCGLGKLLDEASTRAVLAARLQSLCHGVSGVRVELLERLQAFLEFDVLPLIPEEGSVGASGDLTPLSYVAATLSGEREVMYQGERRSSAEVHKELGWTPLTLRPKEALALMNGTAVMTALACLAYSRADYLLQLATRITALNVVALEGNPEHFDERLFAAKPHPGQTQVAAWLREDLAVAEPLPPLHRLQDRYSLRCAPHVLGVLADSLGLLRQFIEIELNSANDNPLFDAETERTLHGGHFYGGHIAFAMDSLKNLVGNVADLLDRQLALLVDTRYNHGLPSNLSGAPAETAMINHGFKAVQIGTSAWTAEALKNTIPASVFSRSTECHNQDKVSMGTIAARDALRSLELTEQVAAATLLAANQGVWLRERAGKQDIPAPLAAMREQLAADFPPVIEDRALEGELRLCLARIRSRHWGLYA; encoded by the coding sequence ATGACTGACCACGTGACCTTCGGCGAAGCCCAGCTGACCATCGAGCAGGTGGTCGCCCTGGCCAGCCGCAACGCCCGCGCCCAGCTGCAGGGCGATGCCGCCTACCGCGAGAAGATCGCCAAGGGCGCGCGCTTCCTCGACACCCTGCTGGACAAGGAAGGCGTGATCTACGGCGTGACCACCGGCTACGGCGACTCCTGCGTGGTGGCCGTGCCGCTGCACCAGGTCGAGGCGCTGCCCAGGCACCTGTTCACCTTCCACGGCTGCGGCCTGGGCAAGCTGCTCGACGAGGCCAGCACCCGCGCCGTGCTGGCCGCGCGCTTGCAGTCGCTGTGCCACGGTGTGTCCGGGGTGCGCGTGGAGCTGCTGGAGCGCCTGCAGGCCTTCCTCGAATTTGATGTGCTGCCGCTGATCCCGGAAGAGGGCTCGGTCGGCGCCAGCGGCGACCTGACCCCGCTGTCCTATGTGGCCGCCACCCTCAGCGGTGAGCGCGAGGTGATGTACCAGGGCGAGCGCCGCAGCTCCGCCGAAGTGCACAAGGAACTCGGCTGGACGCCACTGACCCTGCGCCCGAAAGAAGCGCTGGCGCTGATGAACGGCACGGCGGTGATGACCGCCCTGGCCTGTCTGGCCTATTCGCGCGCCGACTACCTGCTGCAACTGGCAACGCGCATCACCGCGCTCAACGTGGTGGCGCTGGAAGGCAATCCGGAACACTTCGACGAGCGCCTGTTCGCCGCCAAGCCGCATCCGGGCCAAACCCAGGTCGCCGCCTGGCTGCGCGAGGATCTGGCCGTGGCCGAGCCGCTGCCGCCGCTGCACCGCCTGCAGGATCGCTACTCGCTGCGCTGCGCGCCGCACGTGCTCGGCGTGCTGGCCGACAGCCTGGGCCTGCTCCGTCAGTTCATCGAGATCGAACTGAACAGCGCCAACGACAACCCGCTGTTCGACGCCGAAACCGAGCGCACCCTGCACGGCGGCCACTTCTACGGCGGGCATATCGCCTTCGCCATGGACAGCCTGAAGAACCTGGTCGGCAACGTCGCCGACCTGCTCGACCGCCAGCTCGCCCTGCTGGTCGACACCCGCTACAACCACGGCCTGCCGAGCAACCTGTCCGGCGCCCCGGCGGAAACCGCGATGATCAACCACGGCTTCAAGGCCGTGCAGATCGGCACCAGCGCCTGGACCGCCGAAGCGCTGAAAAACACCATACCGGCCAGCGTGTTCTCGCGCTCCACCGAGTGCCACAACCAGGACAAGGTAAGCATGGGCACCATCGCCGCGCGCGACGCCCTGCGCAGCCTGGAGCTGACCGAACAGGTCGCCGCCGCCACCCTGCTGGCCGCCAACCAGGGCGTGTGGCTGCGCGAACGCGCCGGCAAGCAGGACATCCCCGCGCCGCTGGCCGCCATGCGCGAACAGCTGGCCGCGGACTTCCCGCCAGTCATCGAAGATCGCGCCCTGGAAGGCGAGCTGCGCCTGTGCCTGGCACGCATTCGCAGCCGCCACTGGGGGCTGTATGCGTAA
- a CDS encoding MMPL family transporter gives MSTDLQKALPRLFGVLLLALLALAAWQWRDGPPVQASMLALLPQGASDELVQQAEQRMQEPLNSELLILIGHPQRERAIALVQQAASQWQASKRFAQVQWNLQADLTALRQQLRTSRLALLPASDRQLLSEQPDAFIQQRAAQLFDTFAGFGLLPTEQDWLGLGLRAQQALNPGSRIQADLGSGALLLQDGDMTWALLRVRSQGGAFDMQAPPRIAAAVAELRQQVTAQGGQLLAAGGVLYAAAGQAKATREISLIGGGATLGTLLLLLLAFRRPRVLVSLLPVGVALLAGCTACVLVFGQINALTLVLGASLIGVAADYPQHYLSKSWGDGQWSSWSALRQTLPGLTLSLGTNLAGYLALAFTPFPALTQIALFSAAGLIGAYLCSVCLLPAWLHGLRLAPPASLRRAAERLVHGREQLLARTGSWPWLVALLLFCAGGLGQLHTQNDLRQWLGNEPRLLGEAQRIAELSGQQPTSQFFLVRGANQQQLLQRQAALSARLDTAVAAGQLRGYRALSQLVAPANEQAPLRTALARLPQHWQPLLDLGLPEAALRAELDELLHAPPADLQQALAGPLGEPWRPLWLGSNADGVAGIVSLQGLADPALLLQAAASLDGVQAVDRLGELNQLFAATQLSAAELKLISSAAILLLLCLPFGLGGALRVICLPLLSALAALACLGWLGQPLTLFSLFGLLLITAIGVDYAILMRENIGGPAVSLLGTLFSALTAWLSFGLLLLSQTPAIANFGLAISLGLLFCFLLSPWAAATPHKEVAA, from the coding sequence TTGTCCACTGACCTGCAGAAAGCCCTGCCGCGCCTGTTTGGCGTCCTGCTGCTGGCCCTGCTGGCGCTGGCCGCCTGGCAGTGGCGCGATGGCCCGCCAGTGCAGGCCAGCATGCTCGCCCTGCTACCCCAGGGCGCTAGCGATGAGCTGGTGCAACAGGCCGAGCAGCGCATGCAGGAGCCGCTCAACAGCGAACTGCTGATCCTGATCGGCCATCCGCAACGCGAGCGCGCCATCGCCCTGGTGCAGCAGGCCGCCAGCCAGTGGCAGGCCAGCAAGCGCTTCGCCCAGGTGCAGTGGAACCTGCAGGCCGACCTCACAGCCCTGCGCCAGCAGCTGCGCACCAGTCGCCTGGCCCTGCTGCCGGCCAGTGACCGCCAGCTGCTGAGCGAGCAGCCGGACGCCTTTATCCAGCAGCGCGCCGCGCAGCTGTTCGACACCTTCGCCGGCTTCGGCCTGCTGCCCACCGAGCAGGACTGGCTTGGCCTCGGCCTGCGCGCCCAGCAGGCACTGAATCCCGGCAGCCGTATCCAGGCCGACCTCGGCAGCGGCGCCCTGCTGCTGCAGGACGGCGACATGACCTGGGCCCTGCTGCGCGTACGCAGCCAGGGTGGCGCCTTTGATATGCAGGCGCCACCACGCATTGCCGCCGCAGTGGCCGAGCTGCGCCAGCAGGTCACCGCCCAGGGCGGTCAGCTGCTCGCCGCCGGCGGCGTGCTGTATGCGGCGGCCGGCCAGGCCAAGGCCACCCGCGAGATCAGCCTGATCGGCGGCGGCGCCACCCTCGGCACCCTGCTGTTGCTGTTGCTGGCGTTCCGCCGCCCGCGCGTGTTGGTCAGCCTGCTGCCGGTGGGCGTCGCCCTGCTGGCCGGCTGCACCGCCTGCGTACTGGTGTTCGGCCAGATCAACGCGCTGACCCTGGTACTCGGCGCCAGCCTGATCGGCGTGGCCGCCGACTATCCGCAGCACTACCTGAGCAAGAGCTGGGGCGATGGTCAGTGGTCGAGCTGGAGCGCCCTGCGCCAGACCCTGCCGGGCCTGACCCTGAGCCTGGGCACCAACCTGGCCGGCTACCTGGCGCTGGCCTTCACTCCGTTCCCGGCGCTGACCCAGATCGCCCTGTTCTCCGCCGCCGGACTGATCGGCGCCTACCTGTGCTCGGTGTGCCTGCTGCCAGCCTGGCTGCATGGCCTGCGCCTGGCGCCGCCAGCCAGCCTGCGCCGCGCCGCCGAGCGCCTGGTGCACGGCCGCGAACAGCTGCTGGCACGCACCGGCAGCTGGCCATGGCTGGTCGCCCTGCTGCTGTTCTGTGCCGGCGGCCTGGGACAGCTGCACACGCAGAACGACCTGCGCCAGTGGCTGGGCAACGAGCCGCGCCTGCTCGGCGAAGCCCAGCGCATCGCCGAGCTGAGCGGCCAGCAGCCCACCAGCCAGTTCTTCCTGGTGCGCGGTGCCAACCAGCAGCAACTGCTGCAGCGTCAGGCCGCCCTGAGCGCACGCCTGGATACGGCGGTGGCCGCCGGCCAGCTGCGCGGCTACCGCGCCCTTAGCCAGCTGGTGGCGCCTGCGAACGAGCAGGCGCCGCTGCGCACGGCACTGGCCAGACTGCCGCAGCACTGGCAGCCGCTGCTCGATCTCGGCCTGCCGGAAGCGGCCCTGCGTGCCGAGCTGGATGAGCTGCTGCACGCGCCGCCAGCGGATCTGCAACAAGCCCTGGCCGGCCCGCTGGGCGAGCCCTGGCGCCCGCTATGGCTGGGTAGCAATGCAGACGGGGTGGCCGGTATCGTCAGCCTGCAAGGGCTCGCCGACCCTGCCCTGCTGCTGCAGGCGGCAGCCAGTCTGGACGGCGTGCAGGCAGTCGATCGCCTGGGCGAGCTGAACCAGCTGTTCGCCGCCACCCAGCTCAGCGCCGCCGAACTCAAGCTGATCTCCAGCGCCGCCATTCTCCTGCTGCTGTGCCTGCCCTTCGGCCTCGGCGGCGCGCTGCGGGTGATCTGCCTGCCACTGCTCTCGGCCCTGGCGGCGCTGGCCTGCCTCGGCTGGCTGGGCCAGCCGCTGACCCTGTTCAGCCTGTTCGGCCTGCTGCTGATCACCGCCATCGGCGTCGACTACGCCATCCTGATGCGCGAGAACATCGGCGGCCCGGCGGTGAGCCTGCTCGGCACCCTGTTCTCGGCGCTCACCGCCTGGCTGTCGTTCGGCCTGCTGCTGCTCAGCCAGACCCCGGCCATCGCCAACTTCGGCCTGGCCATCAGCCTAGGCCTGCTGTTCTGTTTCCTGCTGTCGCCCTGGGCTGCGGCAACTCCACACAAGGAGGTGGCCGCGTGA